Proteins found in one Fodinibius saliphilus genomic segment:
- a CDS encoding T9SS type A sorting domain-containing protein → MIVQVYKKIAVLFIICCVPLSLIGQKSKVENKKVYEVPIGSEGNLIQLVLANSTERDLSNLSVTVEEGPVWFKAQEEEYQIKSIEKEKEVPVTFTFGIIGEVSAGDSAIVHIKAENGSGFSWSKKIRLTAIAPSEFKLMPNYPNPFNPTTTIRYQLPDQMRVKVTIFNVLGRKVATLANEVQKAGQHDLQWNASNMASGLYFYRVVAEGKDQQRIVEQKKMMLVK, encoded by the coding sequence ATGATTGTACAAGTTTATAAAAAAATCGCTGTATTATTTATTATTTGCTGTGTTCCCTTATCACTAATTGGTCAAAAAAGTAAGGTCGAAAACAAAAAGGTATATGAGGTGCCTATAGGCAGTGAGGGTAACCTAATACAACTGGTCCTTGCTAATAGTACTGAAAGAGACTTAAGTAATCTTTCAGTGACGGTGGAGGAAGGTCCGGTCTGGTTTAAGGCTCAAGAGGAAGAGTACCAAATAAAGAGTATTGAAAAAGAGAAAGAAGTGCCTGTAACATTTACATTTGGAATAATAGGGGAGGTTTCGGCCGGTGATTCAGCAATTGTACATATTAAAGCTGAAAACGGATCAGGGTTTTCTTGGTCAAAGAAGATAAGGCTTACAGCAATAGCCCCCTCAGAGTTTAAGTTGATGCCTAATTATCCCAACCCCTTTAATCCAACTACTACTATTAGATATCAATTACCTGATCAAATGAGAGTTAAGGTTACTATTTTTAATGTGTTAGGCAGAAAGGTGGCCACCTTGGCTAATGAAGTTCAAAAGGCTGGTCAACATGATTTGCAATGGAATGCCAGCAATATGGCCAGTGGATTATATTTTTATCGCGTGGTAGCAGAAGGAAAAGATCAGCAGAGGATAGTTGAGCAAAAAAAGATGATGCTTGTAAAGTGA
- a CDS encoding FIMAH domain-containing protein: MNSFKLAISCLTIVVFGLVSVGRAQMKEPGVTNADYKTIQQLVDQYLNKNLKVIGIVNFDSAKTSEYWVFEKPIRDPYGTLRDCYMFFVSNRFNSSNKEVEDRIGIFKNEEILWLSNSLINSTNFAGGNLKGAMDLNKDGIVEIWVALYHGMQGQSESSLIYEWNGNRAELISNTNDDGQSIIKMRRESSELIDIEPDGVLEIKGKGFDGKPVLYSWNGQKYGDWGISLPDQLPRDGIDVEVDAIIKKKADSDELIFNYTVKNKSESVQHVEEFALKNLYSNTNNKSSPKNWEFKSLNTMHIVGWQASKLPTALLEVGNSYSSFSFEATGLPRPSTYFVKGNNGDLSYDANDLINNSVSGTTLGSYSFLGSVKENAVIDSLITYQDQACNLKWITQKGICNSLKKKLDNVKRHLKKGKEKTARNVLTAYINQVKAQKDKHLTSEGYGLLFFNAEYLKNQLSKESPGKNK; the protein is encoded by the coding sequence ATGAACTCATTCAAACTTGCCATATCATGTTTGACTATAGTTGTGTTTGGACTGGTTTCAGTTGGTCGTGCTCAGATGAAAGAACCTGGTGTAACAAATGCGGATTATAAAACTATTCAGCAATTAGTAGATCAATATCTGAATAAAAATTTAAAGGTTATTGGTATTGTTAATTTTGACAGTGCGAAAACTTCAGAATATTGGGTCTTTGAAAAACCAATCAGAGATCCTTACGGGACTCTTAGAGATTGTTATATGTTCTTTGTCAGCAATAGATTCAATTCAAGTAATAAAGAGGTTGAAGACCGAATTGGAATTTTCAAAAATGAAGAAATTTTATGGCTATCTAATTCCTTAATTAATTCAACAAATTTTGCCGGTGGAAATTTGAAGGGAGCCATGGACTTGAATAAAGATGGGATAGTTGAGATTTGGGTAGCACTTTATCATGGAATGCAAGGACAAAGTGAGAGCTCGCTAATTTATGAGTGGAATGGCAATCGAGCTGAGTTAATATCTAATACGAACGACGATGGTCAGTCGATTATCAAGATGCGACGGGAATCGTCTGAACTTATAGATATTGAGCCGGATGGGGTATTGGAAATAAAGGGGAAGGGGTTTGATGGAAAGCCTGTACTATACAGTTGGAATGGTCAAAAATATGGTGATTGGGGGATTTCACTTCCAGATCAATTACCTCGTGATGGTATTGACGTAGAAGTTGATGCCATAATTAAGAAAAAAGCAGATAGTGATGAGCTAATTTTTAATTATACTGTTAAAAATAAGAGTGAAAGTGTACAACATGTTGAGGAGTTTGCTTTGAAGAATTTGTATTCAAATACAAATAATAAATCAAGCCCTAAGAATTGGGAATTTAAATCGCTCAATACTATGCATATTGTTGGATGGCAAGCTTCAAAACTTCCAACTGCTCTTTTAGAAGTCGGGAATTCATATTCTTCATTTAGTTTTGAGGCTACTGGACTGCCACGTCCGTCCACCTATTTTGTTAAAGGGAATAATGGTGATTTATCTTATGATGCTAATGATCTTATAAATAATTCAGTTTCTGGAACTACATTGGGATCTTACAGCTTTTTAGGCTCTGTTAAAGAAAATGCAGTAATAGATTCACTCATAACTTATCAGGATCAAGCGTGTAATCTAAAGTGGATCACTCAAAAAGGGATCTGTAATAGTCTGAAAAAGAAATTGGATAATGTTAAAAGGCATTTGAAGAAGGGGAAAGAAAAAACTGCAAGAAATGTACTTACGGCTTATATAAATCAGGTCAAAGCCCAAAAAGATAAGCATTTGACAAGTGAAGGGTATGGGTTGCTTTTCTTTAATGCAGAGTATTTAAAGAATCAATTATCAAAAGAGTCTCCGGGTAAAAACAAGTAA
- a CDS encoding FIMAH domain-containing protein produces the protein MNKKNFTILTVMLLELLFPAYSIAQQHDINDEIIQNIRQQITNRFGVDYDLAIVEFDQAEGSSLYENRVQDPHDLMNETYIVMALGPRNTENQNKGFIGIYGNGEFLWVSPRIINRPDTGLANFYASRDLTGDGNLELIFTWKQGAKGRAGEVWIVSWDGTQGKIVNGLNDTGHESQVYVPHGHMWFADVNGDGVEEIQSYKFGDQEGYKTFSWNGQAFGSWSDTPQPGPSTFYPRDKLSISVKSFVTKKDGALHYQYILKNKENSKQGINEFYLLPQIKKLVIEHTSKHGWRFSDRNRTPFFFWSDWGMEQDEILAGETDSSFSYSTKALPFISRYYIQGANETPTDVSFEDIVEDIKTNSVSGYTLGPANPPDPFDASVFTDSLQSYTTRACQLEWITNRGVCNSLEKKLQNVKLQLERGNIRTVTNNVQAFLNEVEAVHRNHLTSEGYSLLYFNTEYLLKQLQEDINRGQ, from the coding sequence ATGAATAAGAAAAATTTTACGATTCTGACTGTAATGTTATTGGAGTTACTCTTCCCGGCTTACTCCATTGCTCAACAACATGATATAAATGATGAAATCATTCAGAACATTCGGCAACAAATCACAAATAGATTTGGAGTAGATTATGACTTGGCCATTGTAGAATTTGATCAAGCCGAAGGATCATCGCTGTATGAAAATCGGGTCCAAGATCCACATGATTTAATGAATGAAACTTATATTGTGATGGCACTCGGTCCTAGAAATACAGAGAATCAGAATAAAGGGTTCATAGGTATATATGGAAATGGTGAGTTCCTATGGGTTTCCCCAAGAATCATAAATCGTCCTGACACCGGTCTGGCAAACTTTTATGCGAGCCGAGACCTGACAGGAGACGGTAACCTGGAATTAATATTCACATGGAAACAAGGTGCAAAAGGAAGAGCAGGAGAAGTATGGATTGTCAGCTGGGATGGTACCCAAGGTAAAATTGTTAATGGATTAAATGATACCGGCCACGAATCTCAGGTTTATGTCCCTCATGGACACATGTGGTTTGCCGATGTAAATGGAGATGGGGTAGAAGAAATTCAATCCTATAAATTTGGCGATCAGGAAGGTTACAAAACTTTTAGCTGGAATGGACAAGCGTTTGGTTCCTGGTCGGATACTCCACAGCCAGGTCCTAGTACATTCTATCCTCGAGATAAACTGAGTATTTCTGTAAAAAGCTTTGTAACAAAAAAAGATGGGGCATTGCATTATCAATATATATTAAAGAATAAGGAAAATAGTAAGCAGGGAATTAATGAGTTTTATTTATTGCCTCAAATAAAAAAATTGGTAATTGAGCATACTTCTAAACATGGTTGGCGTTTTTCAGATAGGAATCGAACCCCGTTTTTCTTTTGGTCTGACTGGGGAATGGAGCAGGATGAAATACTAGCGGGTGAGACAGATTCTTCGTTTTCATATTCTACAAAAGCCCTTCCGTTTATATCGCGTTATTATATTCAGGGAGCCAACGAGACGCCGACGGATGTTTCTTTTGAAGACATAGTGGAGGATATTAAAACAAACTCTGTTTCTGGTTATACACTTGGGCCGGCTAATCCTCCTGATCCTTTCGATGCGAGCGTATTCACCGACTCCTTGCAGTCTTACACCACCCGGGCCTGCCAGCTGGAGTGGATTACTAACCGGGGCGTTTGCAATAGCCTAGAGAAGAAACTGCAAAATGTAAAACTCCAACTCGAGCGTGGTAACATAAGAACGGTCACCAATAATGTGCAGGCATTTCTAAACGAAGTTGAGGCTGTTCATCGTAACCATTTGACAAGCGAGGGATACAGCCTATTGTATTTTAATACAGAGTATTTATTGAAACAGTTACAGGAAGATATTAACAGAGGACAATGA
- a CDS encoding GIY-YIG nuclease family protein, whose protein sequence is MDSWFVYMIRCFNGNLYTGSTNHLVRRWHKHKEGKGAKYLRSNEPKAVVYVEEHSNRSEACKREYEIKQFSKEEKELLVSNVAAPD, encoded by the coding sequence ATGGATTCTTGGTTTGTATATATGATTCGTTGTTTTAATGGGAACCTATATACCGGCAGTACCAACCACTTGGTTCGACGCTGGCACAAACACAAAGAGGGGAAGGGGGCCAAGTATCTGCGCAGTAACGAGCCCAAGGCTGTGGTTTATGTGGAAGAGCATTCTAACAGGTCTGAAGCCTGCAAAAGAGAGTATGAGATTAAACAGTTTAGCAAAGAGGAAAAAGAACTTCTGGTGAGCAATGTAGCTGCTCCTGATTAG
- the cynR gene encoding transcriptional regulator CynR, with protein MELRQLKYLVSIAEEGTFTAAAEKLFISQSALSQQVKRMEEELGVPLFDRSRNRLRFTEAGEILHQRAKKIINEVKEAKNAIEDLEGLCRGTLSIGVVQTVNAYLIPRVVSHFSREYPKVKLAIEELSAPLLEEKLYNHELDIGISFNPSVYSELDFDRIFSEQLLMIVNAGHKLADRTAIDVKEMDGQQLLLLSHGYCTRRIWDAVAQEEEVEPNVQIEMNTIDGLLSAIQYNTKVGTILPALTMEMKAAEGLMAIHLEKPSPQREVGILWRKGGYRNKASKTFADVARQQYRQLNE; from the coding sequence ATGGAGCTACGACAATTAAAATATTTGGTGTCAATAGCAGAAGAAGGAACGTTTACCGCAGCCGCAGAAAAACTATTTATCTCACAGTCAGCGTTATCGCAGCAGGTAAAACGCATGGAAGAGGAGCTGGGGGTGCCTCTGTTTGATCGTTCTCGCAATCGGTTGCGATTTACTGAAGCAGGGGAGATTCTTCATCAACGGGCCAAGAAGATTATTAATGAGGTAAAAGAAGCTAAAAATGCGATTGAAGATCTTGAAGGACTTTGTCGAGGCACTTTGAGTATAGGTGTTGTGCAAACGGTCAACGCATATCTCATACCCCGGGTAGTTTCTCACTTCTCCCGCGAATATCCTAAGGTTAAGCTGGCAATTGAAGAACTTTCTGCTCCTTTACTTGAAGAAAAGTTATATAATCATGAGCTGGATATTGGTATTAGTTTTAACCCCTCGGTGTATTCAGAGCTCGACTTTGATCGTATTTTCAGCGAGCAGTTGTTGATGATTGTAAATGCTGGGCACAAATTGGCTGACCGCACGGCTATTGATGTTAAAGAGATGGATGGGCAGCAGCTGTTATTGCTTTCCCATGGTTATTGTACCCGAAGGATTTGGGATGCGGTTGCTCAAGAAGAAGAAGTTGAACCTAATGTACAGATTGAAATGAATACCATTGACGGTCTACTTTCTGCTATTCAATACAACACAAAGGTTGGTACGATATTGCCGGCACTGACAATGGAGATGAAGGCTGCCGAAGGGCTTATGGCGATACACCTTGAGAAACCATCTCCCCAGCGCGAAGTAGGTATCTTGTGGCGAAAAGGGGGCTATCGAAATAAAGCATCCAAGACCTTTGCGGATGTTGCCCGCCAACAGTACCGGCAGTTAAATGAATGA
- a CDS encoding YggS family pyridoxal phosphate-dependent enzyme, translating to MTNSIPRNIRIVKKRIVKACDRVGRNPESVQIILATKEVEPKRILEAKQYGYGIAAENKVQEAEEKIKKMADRASELSWHFIGHLQSNKVNKVVRFASMIQSIDRIKIVHKLNQRLTKVDKTMDALVQVNTSGEDSKYGIAPDETIEFIKTASEYDRLSIKGLMTIGLFSDNWPKVRAGFRQLRKLRDTIAAEQIDNVSMKHLSMGMTNDFELAIEEGATMVRLGRAVFGDRDTPDSYYWPGIGMPAFNTESNKKGVEISPYKPI from the coding sequence ATGACTAACTCCATTCCCCGTAATATCAGAATTGTTAAAAAACGCATAGTAAAAGCCTGTGATCGTGTCGGGCGTAATCCCGAATCTGTTCAAATAATACTGGCTACAAAGGAAGTAGAACCCAAACGAATTCTTGAAGCAAAACAATACGGATATGGTATTGCAGCTGAAAACAAGGTGCAAGAAGCAGAAGAAAAAATCAAAAAGATGGCTGATCGTGCCAGCGAACTATCTTGGCACTTCATTGGGCACCTGCAAAGCAATAAGGTCAACAAAGTGGTTCGCTTCGCCTCAATGATTCAATCGATTGACCGTATAAAAATTGTTCATAAGCTAAACCAGCGACTTACAAAAGTTGACAAAACGATGGATGCCTTGGTGCAAGTTAATACCTCCGGTGAAGACAGTAAATACGGCATTGCCCCCGATGAAACGATCGAATTTATCAAAACGGCCTCTGAATATGATCGTCTGAGTATTAAGGGTCTAATGACTATTGGACTATTCTCCGATAATTGGCCAAAGGTGCGGGCCGGCTTTCGCCAGCTGCGTAAATTACGGGATACTATAGCTGCAGAACAGATTGACAACGTTTCAATGAAACATCTTTCAATGGGTATGACCAATGACTTTGAGCTGGCTATTGAGGAAGGAGCAACAATGGTCCGGCTGGGACGTGCGGTTTTTGGTGATCGCGATACCCCCGACTCCTACTATTGGCCCGGCATAGGCATGCCCGCTTTTAATACAGAATCAAACAAAAAGGGCGTTGAGATATCTCCTTATAAGCCCATCTAA
- a CDS encoding type 1 glutamine amidotransferase: protein MHIHYLQHVNFEGLGYIRTWVEQNGHPLTSTHLYKNESLPQPEEIDALIILGGPMGVDDEKRYSWLNDEKKFIASCINQQKKVLGICLGAQLIAHLLGAEVYMMNQKEIGWFPVNWSDEARSHPTLNFLPTQQKVLHWHGDMFEVPDKALPLGTSRTCSNQGFFIPTQTLGLQFHLEITNEGLKNLINHSSKKLWKEPFIQEPREMLNSKLFGENHQTMANILTQFFD from the coding sequence ATGCACATTCATTACCTGCAACATGTAAATTTTGAAGGGCTTGGTTATATCCGAACTTGGGTTGAACAAAATGGACACCCCCTAACAAGCACCCATCTTTATAAGAATGAATCACTACCTCAACCTGAAGAAATCGATGCTCTAATTATTTTGGGTGGCCCTATGGGGGTAGATGATGAGAAGCGGTACTCATGGCTTAACGATGAGAAAAAGTTTATTGCCTCTTGTATTAACCAACAGAAAAAGGTGCTGGGTATTTGCTTGGGGGCACAGCTTATTGCCCATTTATTGGGAGCTGAAGTATATATGATGAATCAAAAAGAGATCGGCTGGTTCCCTGTAAATTGGTCTGATGAAGCCCGAAGCCACCCGACCTTAAATTTTCTGCCTACCCAACAAAAAGTACTGCACTGGCATGGTGATATGTTTGAAGTTCCCGATAAGGCCCTGCCCCTTGGAACCAGCAGGACATGCTCTAATCAAGGCTTTTTTATCCCCACCCAAACTTTGGGATTACAATTTCACTTGGAGATTACCAACGAAGGCTTAAAAAACCTTATTAACCACTCCAGCAAAAAACTCTGGAAAGAACCTTTCATCCAGGAACCGAGAGAGATGCTTAACAGCAAGCTTTTTGGCGAGAACCATCAAACAATGGCAAATATTCTAACCCAATTCTTTGACTGA
- the thiD gene encoding bifunctional hydroxymethylpyrimidine kinase/phosphomethylpyrimidine kinase gives MQKVKNPQPTALTIAGSDPIGGAGLQADLKTFAAFGVYGMTAITTLTIGNTNGVYDTITIPPAAVFSQIKAVYEDIAPHCVKTGLLGSPKNIVDIANELPKLTPCPLVVDPVMATKRGDVLASNEEVSAYYSHLIPIANVVTPNIREAEILSGLTIERPEVMPMAAKQILDFGCDAVIIKGGYFDNWKYSNDLFYDGSDEIWLRSDRILTPNTHGTGDAFSAAIAALLAKGIDLSKVVSIAKDYTSRAIQNNLDLGQGEGPINFHTATNHE, from the coding sequence ATGCAAAAAGTTAAAAACCCTCAACCCACCGCTCTTACCATTGCCGGCAGTGATCCCATCGGCGGGGCCGGCCTGCAGGCTGACCTTAAAACCTTTGCTGCATTTGGGGTATATGGCATGACAGCCATCACCACCCTTACAATTGGCAATACCAACGGCGTTTACGATACCATTACCATACCGCCTGCTGCTGTATTTTCTCAAATCAAAGCCGTATATGAAGATATCGCTCCCCACTGCGTTAAAACCGGCCTCCTGGGAAGTCCGAAAAACATTGTTGACATTGCCAATGAACTTCCCAAACTCACCCCTTGCCCCCTGGTGGTTGATCCGGTTATGGCTACCAAACGAGGTGATGTATTGGCTTCTAATGAAGAAGTTTCGGCCTACTATTCGCATCTTATTCCCATTGCCAATGTGGTTACCCCCAATATTAGAGAAGCTGAAATACTTTCGGGGCTCACTATAGAAAGGCCGGAGGTTATGCCCATGGCTGCAAAACAAATTCTCGACTTTGGATGTGATGCAGTTATTATCAAAGGTGGTTATTTTGATAACTGGAAATACTCCAACGATCTTTTTTATGATGGGTCTGATGAAATATGGCTTCGTTCTGATCGTATATTAACTCCAAACACACACGGTACCGGCGACGCCTTCTCTGCTGCTATAGCGGCACTCTTAGCAAAAGGAATAGACCTCTCAAAAGTAGTTTCCATAGCTAAAGACTATACCAGCCGTGCTATCCAAAATAATCTTGATCTGGGCCAGGGAGAAGGACCTATAAACTTTCACACTGCTACCAACCACGAATAA
- a CDS encoding cold-shock protein, translating into MADREVGTVKWFHNGKGYGFITREEGEDIFVHFSEIEMEGYKKLEEGQEVEFTVAEGEKGLQAQEVIPV; encoded by the coding sequence ATGGCAGATCGCGAAGTAGGTACAGTAAAATGGTTCCATAATGGCAAAGGTTATGGATTTATCACTAGAGAAGAAGGCGAAGACATTTTCGTACACTTCAGTGAAATTGAGATGGAAGGCTATAAAAAATTAGAAGAAGGCCAGGAAGTCGAATTCACTGTAGCAGAAGGGGAGAAAGGCTTGCAAGCGCAAGAAGTTATTCCCGTCTAA
- a CDS encoding dodecin: protein MDNHTYKKIEITGTSDKSLEEAIENAINKASQTVDDMSWFEVTETRGSIKGGEVEQWQVGLKVGFTLK, encoded by the coding sequence ATGGATAATCATACCTATAAAAAGATTGAAATTACAGGAACCTCTGATAAATCCCTGGAAGAAGCTATTGAAAATGCTATTAACAAAGCTTCACAAACCGTGGATGACATGAGTTGGTTCGAGGTTACCGAGACCAGAGGTAGCATTAAAGGTGGGGAAGTAGAACAATGGCAGGTAGGCCTTAAGGTAGGCTTTACTTTAAAGTAA
- a CDS encoding ATP-binding protein: protein MSSLKQFALAKDLVQDRVSRIRKTGIIVLHNVSFSLAATSLLFLIAFWLNNSISLSWFFLSMSVAFTLIPFLARKGYEKMSKLLLLAYVDIGILILSSVFGKEMFIQAFYIPASGLAILIFDHKNTNLRNIGIGFSVGCYLVLDYVIFDQIVLSAGEGAFLKWSILGAAFVTTWMTFNKFSDTKELAERQTEELLKETRELNKKLIQKKEQLEEKVDELKEAKAKVEEGSKAKSEFLTTMSHEIRTPMNAIIGMTNLLVKDNPREDQLEQLEILDFSAKTLLSLINDVLDFSKIESGKIEFEEVPFKLEDVLNSVIESFRFTASKKDVRLYIDMKDDLPDVLIGDPNRLTQIINNLVSNAVKFTEEGSVGVIVQLMEDKEPYQIKFSVCDTGIGISEEKKSEIFKSFTQERSDTSRVFGGTGLGLTISKKLVELQGGEIYLESKKGKGSTFFVEIPFDANPDENAQTTSFNQFSLPDSLNGATVMVVEDNAINQKVMMRFLDKWNIEAVVVGDGEEAVETLKEQYVNLILMDLQMPVMDGYEATRKIRKMSDKKKSSVPIVALTAAALKEVKEQVFASGMNDYLTKPFNPPELQKKLEFYILDKQ, encoded by the coding sequence TTGTCTAGCTTAAAACAGTTTGCCTTGGCTAAAGACTTGGTTCAGGACCGTGTAAGCCGGATCAGGAAAACTGGTATAATTGTGCTACACAATGTTTCTTTTTCTCTGGCAGCAACATCGCTACTTTTTCTTATTGCCTTTTGGCTAAATAATTCCATATCGCTTTCTTGGTTTTTCCTCAGCATGTCAGTGGCTTTTACCCTTATTCCTTTTTTAGCCCGTAAAGGATATGAGAAGATGTCTAAATTGCTGTTACTGGCCTATGTTGATATTGGCATTCTTATTCTAAGTTCTGTTTTTGGCAAAGAGATGTTTATCCAGGCATTTTATATCCCCGCCAGTGGTTTGGCAATTCTTATTTTTGATCATAAGAATACCAATTTACGTAATATCGGTATCGGATTTTCTGTAGGATGCTATCTTGTTTTAGATTATGTAATATTTGATCAAATAGTATTATCGGCCGGTGAAGGTGCTTTCTTGAAGTGGTCTATTTTAGGGGCTGCATTTGTAACAACCTGGATGACGTTTAATAAGTTTTCAGATACAAAAGAGTTAGCTGAACGGCAGACAGAAGAGCTTTTAAAAGAGACTCGCGAGCTCAACAAAAAATTAATTCAGAAAAAAGAACAGCTTGAAGAAAAGGTTGATGAGCTGAAAGAAGCAAAAGCTAAGGTAGAAGAAGGCTCTAAGGCAAAATCTGAATTTTTAACAACGATGAGTCATGAAATTCGGACGCCCATGAATGCTATTATTGGGATGACGAATTTATTGGTTAAAGATAATCCCCGCGAAGATCAGCTCGAGCAGTTGGAAATCCTTGATTTCTCCGCAAAAACATTGCTCTCGTTGATTAATGATGTGTTGGATTTTTCAAAAATTGAGTCGGGTAAAATTGAATTTGAAGAAGTCCCATTTAAGCTTGAGGATGTATTAAATAGTGTAATTGAAAGTTTCCGTTTTACTGCCAGTAAAAAAGATGTACGTCTGTATATAGATATGAAGGATGATTTGCCCGATGTTTTGATCGGTGACCCCAACAGGTTGACCCAAATTATTAATAATCTGGTTAGTAATGCTGTTAAGTTTACAGAAGAGGGGAGTGTAGGTGTTATCGTACAGTTGATGGAAGATAAAGAGCCTTACCAAATAAAATTCAGTGTATGTGATACCGGTATCGGGATATCAGAAGAAAAAAAGAGTGAAATTTTTAAAAGCTTTACCCAAGAGCGAAGTGATACATCACGTGTTTTTGGAGGTACAGGCTTGGGACTCACCATCAGTAAAAAGCTTGTTGAACTCCAGGGCGGTGAAATTTACCTTGAAAGTAAAAAGGGTAAAGGTAGCACCTTTTTTGTAGAAATACCCTTTGATGCTAATCCGGATGAAAATGCACAGACAACCTCTTTTAATCAGTTTAGTTTGCCCGACTCATTAAATGGAGCCACGGTTATGGTAGTTGAAGATAACGCCATAAATCAGAAAGTGATGATGCGTTTTCTTGACAAATGGAATATTGAAGCTGTTGTTGTTGGTGACGGGGAAGAGGCGGTAGAAACTCTCAAAGAGCAATATGTAAATCTAATACTAATGGATTTACAAATGCCCGTTATGGATGGTTATGAAGCAACTCGAAAAATTCGGAAGATGTCGGACAAGAAGAAGTCAAGCGTACCTATTGTAGCTCTTACCGCTGCAGCATTGAAAGAAGTCAAAGAGCAGGTGTTTGCTTCGGGAATGAACGATTACCTAACGAAGCCTTTTAATCCTCCTGAGCTACAAAAGAAGCTTGAATTCTATATACTGGACAAGCAATAA
- a CDS encoding SufE family protein has translation MADIQELQLQIINEFKALSDWTDRYKHIIELGRQLDPLDEEYKVEENLVRGCQSQVWLHTYLENGKVIFEADSDAAITKGLVALMVRFYSGQEPDTIISTSPDFIKKIGMEEHLSPTRSNGLAAMVKQMKIYAMAYKTKLKQQKEEA, from the coding sequence ATGGCCGATATTCAAGAGCTACAACTACAAATTATAAATGAGTTTAAAGCGTTAAGTGACTGGACTGATCGGTATAAGCATATTATTGAACTCGGTCGGCAGCTCGATCCTCTTGATGAGGAATATAAGGTGGAAGAAAATTTAGTGCGCGGCTGTCAGTCACAGGTATGGTTACATACCTATTTAGAAAATGGGAAGGTGATTTTTGAAGCCGACAGTGATGCTGCCATTACAAAGGGATTGGTGGCGCTTATGGTTCGTTTTTACTCTGGTCAAGAGCCAGATACAATAATTTCTACAAGTCCCGATTTTATTAAAAAAATAGGGATGGAAGAACATCTTTCTCCTACCCGATCTAATGGACTTGCTGCAATGGTAAAACAGATGAAGATTTATGCCATGGCATATAAAACGAAGCTAAAACAACAAAAAGAAGAAGCATAG